A section of the Acidobacteriota bacterium genome encodes:
- a CDS encoding tetratricopeptide repeat protein, giving the protein MKRKQLNSFGVLKAGCCGFAIAFLLLISANHFAQVQERKITIGGGQSLDGKGKLWAVVVGVSNYKYLSPEQQLKFAHRDAQAFAEFLKSPNGGGFPASQLKLLVNQDASISSIRSALGTTLPRSAEPDDVVVIFFAGHGVVENNSDGYLMAYDSDPQNLYATALAVSEVDRIVTERVKARTVILIADACHSGRLGLTSRDASAEKVLVNRYLDEIGKSGRGVFRLLAARADQLSYEDARWGGGHGVFTYYLLEGLKGKADRDKDSVVRAAELLEYLSEVVPNETKSLQIPRAAGSIDARLPLSVLAGTATENVGVPMPVSRMVALEVRGKAGSEVYVDNAYKGKVRDTGVLLVDQLKPGNHEIAVDTPGAQGIKQIISLTSPKTILNVNVATPAMVTLSPLGAQIKDAIKQGRIVEQNVGAVALLQRLIRESPKDPQITELYDSVIDSLASIGQTAITAYVHASASQLRSDAFRKGAEAFRILNHLYPKESQYEAKYLFCEGRALIEEKRHKEAIPILKKAIQLDGRAAYSYNALGVAYEIDRDEGEAFEAFQRAGELAPSWSLPQFHIGQYYFNKGKFEKAESYFNIAVQFDPNNYVAYFMLGRAFNQQQKFEDAERSLKIALRIHPNYALGYLELGTVYEATKRYGLAANAFENGLRLWTDVPKQTREALEKRIDKNRDKAKK; this is encoded by the coding sequence ATGAAAAGAAAGCAATTAAACTCCTTTGGCGTTTTAAAGGCGGGTTGCTGCGGATTTGCAATTGCGTTCCTCTTGCTGATTTCAGCAAATCATTTTGCCCAGGTGCAGGAGCGCAAAATCACCATCGGCGGCGGACAATCTTTAGATGGCAAAGGCAAATTGTGGGCAGTGGTGGTTGGCGTTTCAAATTACAAATACCTGTCGCCCGAACAACAGCTTAAATTCGCGCATCGCGATGCCCAGGCATTTGCTGAGTTTTTGAAAAGCCCGAATGGCGGCGGCTTTCCTGCCAGCCAGTTGAAACTGTTGGTCAATCAGGATGCGTCAATTTCATCGATTCGCAGCGCGCTTGGCACAACCCTGCCGCGTTCTGCTGAACCCGATGATGTGGTGGTGATTTTTTTCGCGGGGCACGGCGTGGTTGAAAATAACAGCGATGGGTATTTGATGGCTTATGATTCCGACCCGCAGAATCTTTATGCGACGGCGCTGGCGGTTTCAGAAGTTGACCGCATCGTAACCGAGAGAGTGAAGGCGCGGACGGTAATTTTAATTGCGGATGCCTGTCATTCAGGAAGATTGGGACTGACGTCGCGCGATGCCAGCGCCGAAAAAGTGCTGGTGAACCGTTATCTCGATGAAATCGGCAAAAGCGGACGCGGCGTCTTTCGCCTGCTTGCGGCGCGTGCAGACCAACTGAGTTATGAAGATGCCCGTTGGGGCGGCGGGCACGGCGTTTTTACTTATTACCTGCTCGAAGGGTTGAAAGGCAAAGCCGACCGCGATAAAGACAGTGTGGTGCGCGCCGCCGAATTGCTTGAATATTTATCGGAAGTGGTTCCCAACGAAACCAAGTCGTTGCAAATTCCGCGCGCTGCCGGAAGCATTGATGCGCGCTTGCCGCTTTCGGTTTTGGCGGGCACGGCAACTGAAAATGTCGGTGTTCCGATGCCTGTCAGTCGTATGGTGGCGTTGGAGGTCCGCGGCAAAGCCGGTAGCGAAGTTTATGTTGATAACGCTTACAAGGGGAAGGTGCGCGATACGGGGGTTTTGTTAGTTGACCAGTTGAAGCCCGGAAACCATGAGATTGCGGTGGATACACCGGGCGCCCAGGGGATCAAACAAATCATCTCGCTAACCTCACCGAAAACGATTTTAAATGTGAATGTCGCGACCCCTGCGATGGTGACGCTTTCGCCGCTCGGCGCGCAGATTAAAGATGCGATTAAACAAGGGCGCATCGTCGAGCAGAATGTTGGCGCGGTGGCGCTTTTACAGAGATTGATTCGCGAATCGCCGAAAGACCCGCAAATCACCGAACTTTATGATTCGGTAATTGATTCGCTGGCTTCTATCGGACAAACGGCGATTACCGCTTATGTGCATGCCTCTGCGAGCCAACTGCGGTCTGATGCCTTTCGCAAAGGCGCGGAGGCATTCAGAATTTTGAATCATCTATATCCGAAAGAATCACAGTACGAAGCCAAATATCTGTTCTGTGAAGGACGCGCATTGATTGAAGAGAAACGCCACAAAGAAGCGATTCCGATTTTAAAGAAGGCGATTCAACTCGATGGGCGCGCCGCGTATTCCTATAACGCGCTGGGCGTGGCTTATGAAATCGACCGTGATGAAGGAGAAGCGTTCGAGGCTTTTCAACGCGCAGGCGAACTTGCGCCGTCATGGTCACTGCCACAATTTCATATCGGGCAATACTATTTTAATAAAGGGAAATTTGAGAAGGCTGAATCCTATTTCAATATTGCGGTTCAATTTGATCCGAATAACTATGTCGCCTATTTCATGCTCGGGCGGGCTTTCAATCAGCAGCAGAAATTTGAAGATGCTGAGAGGTCGTTGAAAATCGCTTTGAGAATTCATCCGAACTATGCCCTTGGGTATCTCGAACTCGGAACGGTTTACGAAGCGACCAAGCGATATGGACTGGCAGCCAATGCGTTTGAGAACGGTTTGCGATTATGGACGGATGTCCCCAAGCAGACGCGCGAAGCATTGGAGAAGCGGATCGATAAAAACCGCGATAAGGCGAAAAAATAA
- the tssH gene encoding type VI secretion system ATPase TssH, giving the protein MNVNLKNLIGRLNDPCRNALEGAAGLCLSRTNYDVDVEHYFIKLIELADTDIEKIFRYYKVSNERLTRDLTYALDRLKTGNARTPALSPRIPQLIQEAWLIASVEHGETKVRTGHLLLALLANEDLARIAREISREFSAISVEALKENLASLSAGSAESKAASGMAEHPVMAGDGSAPTMAPGKTKALDQFTIDLTARAREEKIDPVLGRDFEIRQVVDILTRRRQNNPILTGEAGVGKTAVVEGFAVRVAQGDVPPALKNVAVRTLDLGLLQAGAGIKGEFENRLKSVIEEVKSSPQPIILFIDEAHTMIGAGGQAGQNDAANLLKPALARGELRTIAATTWAEYKKYFEKDAALARRFQVVKVEEPSEEQAIVMMRGLTDTLEKHHNTRILEEAVEDAVRLSHRYISGRQLPDKCVSVLDTACARVAIGLSAIPASVEDAQRRIAQLTVEIGALEREAITGANHQKRIDELSTEKSEQETRLQNLSKQWEQERELIEKIKEVRTQLEEYAATSKADGKAEGATAAAPAIDVEALRSELTRLNGELINVQGETPMMQPCVTSQTIAEVISGWTGIPVGKMLTDEINTVLALREKLGQRVVGQSHALEAISQRIRTARANLTDPRRPVGVFLLVGPSGVGKTETALTLAETLYGGERNLITINMSEYQEAHTVSSLKGSPPGYVGYGEGGVLTEAVRRRPYSVVLLDEVEKAHPDVMELFYQVFDKGMLEDGEGREIDFKNTVILLTSNTGTDTFMKLCADPDTRPDPEPLVEAIRPELLKVFKPALLGRMVVVPYYPLSDEVMRNIIRLQLGRIRARIEANHGASFGYDESVVNEIANRCKEVESGARNVDHILTRTLLPEMSGEFLARMAAGQAVSSVHIRVGDDSNFKYEIN; this is encoded by the coding sequence ATGAACGTAAATTTAAAAAATCTTATCGGCAGATTAAACGACCCATGCCGCAACGCCTTGGAAGGCGCTGCGGGTCTTTGTCTTTCACGCACCAATTATGATGTCGATGTCGAACATTACTTTATCAAGTTAATCGAACTTGCGGACACCGATATCGAAAAGATTTTCCGTTATTATAAAGTCAGCAACGAAAGACTCACTCGCGATTTGACCTATGCGCTCGACCGGTTAAAAACCGGCAATGCGCGAACCCCTGCGCTGTCGCCCAGAATCCCGCAACTTATACAGGAAGCCTGGCTCATCGCTTCGGTTGAGCATGGTGAAACCAAAGTGCGCACCGGTCATTTGCTGCTGGCGCTTTTGGCGAACGAAGATTTGGCGCGCATCGCCCGGGAAATTTCGCGCGAGTTTTCGGCGATTTCGGTTGAAGCGTTAAAAGAAAACCTGGCGAGCCTGTCAGCCGGTTCTGCCGAAAGCAAAGCGGCATCAGGGATGGCGGAACATCCGGTGATGGCAGGCGACGGAAGCGCCCCGACGATGGCTCCCGGAAAGACCAAGGCGCTAGACCAATTCACTATTGATTTAACCGCGCGCGCCAGAGAAGAGAAGATTGATCCGGTGCTCGGACGCGATTTTGAGATTCGCCAAGTGGTTGACATTCTCACGCGCCGCCGCCAGAACAACCCGATTCTTACGGGCGAAGCGGGCGTTGGGAAAACCGCCGTGGTCGAAGGCTTCGCCGTTCGCGTAGCCCAAGGCGATGTGCCACCGGCGCTGAAAAACGTTGCGGTGCGCACCCTTGATTTAGGTTTACTGCAAGCCGGCGCAGGTATCAAAGGCGAATTCGAGAACCGTCTGAAATCCGTAATCGAAGAGGTTAAATCTTCACCCCAGCCGATTATTCTATTCATTGACGAAGCCCACACCATGATTGGCGCGGGCGGGCAAGCCGGTCAAAACGATGCGGCTAACTTACTCAAGCCCGCTCTGGCGCGCGGCGAACTGCGGACTATTGCCGCGACTACCTGGGCGGAATACAAAAAATATTTCGAGAAGGATGCCGCTCTCGCGCGTCGTTTTCAGGTTGTAAAAGTCGAAGAACCGAGCGAAGAGCAGGCGATTGTGATGATGCGCGGATTGACCGATACACTCGAAAAACATCACAACACGCGCATTCTTGAAGAAGCCGTCGAAGACGCCGTGCGCCTTTCGCATCGCTATATTTCGGGTCGTCAATTACCCGATAAGTGCGTGAGCGTTCTCGACACCGCCTGTGCGCGCGTAGCCATTGGGCTTTCGGCGATTCCCGCATCGGTTGAAGATGCTCAACGTCGCATCGCGCAACTGACGGTTGAAATCGGCGCACTCGAACGCGAAGCGATTACCGGTGCCAATCATCAAAAACGCATTGATGAACTCTCTACTGAAAAAAGTGAACAGGAAACGCGACTACAAAACCTTTCCAAACAGTGGGAGCAGGAGCGCGAATTGATTGAAAAGATTAAAGAGGTGCGCACCCAACTCGAAGAGTATGCCGCAACTTCCAAAGCTGACGGCAAAGCCGAAGGTGCCACGGCAGCCGCCCCGGCGATTGATGTTGAAGCCTTGCGGTCAGAGCTTACGCGCTTGAACGGAGAATTGATTAATGTTCAAGGCGAAACCCCGATGATGCAGCCTTGCGTGACCTCGCAAACCATTGCCGAAGTGATTTCAGGTTGGACAGGAATTCCCGTTGGCAAAATGTTGACCGATGAAATCAACACGGTGCTGGCGCTCAGAGAAAAACTTGGACAACGAGTCGTCGGGCAATCGCACGCGCTTGAAGCCATCAGCCAACGCATACGAACCGCGAGAGCCAATCTCACAGACCCAAGGCGACCGGTTGGCGTATTCCTGCTTGTGGGACCAAGCGGCGTCGGTAAAACCGAAACCGCTTTGACGCTCGCGGAAACCCTTTATGGCGGTGAGCGCAATCTGATCACCATCAATATGAGCGAGTATCAGGAAGCCCACACGGTTTCCAGTTTAAAAGGCTCCCCCCCAGGCTATGTCGGTTATGGTGAAGGCGGTGTGCTGACCGAAGCGGTTCGTCGTCGTCCTTATTCGGTGGTGCTTTTGGATGAAGTTGAAAAAGCCCACCCGGATGTCATGGAACTCTTCTATCAGGTCTTTGATAAAGGAATGCTCGAAGATGGTGAAGGGCGCGAGATTGATTTCAAAAACACGGTCATCTTGCTGACGTCAAATACCGGAACGGACACTTTTATGAAGCTCTGCGCCGACCCCGATACCCGCCCAGACCCGGAACCCTTAGTTGAAGCGATTCGCCCGGAACTCTTGAAAGTGTTCAAACCGGCATTACTCGGTCGCATGGTCGTGGTGCCTTACTATCCGCTTTCGGATGAAGTGATGCGCAATATCATACGCTTGCAACTGGGTCGCATTCGCGCGCGCATCGAAGCCAATCACGGCGCATCGTTTGGTTATGACGAGAGTGTGGTGAACGAAATTGCCAATCGCTGTAAAGAAGTTGAAAGCGGCGCGCGCAATGTCGATCACATTTTAACCAGAACATTATTGCCGGAAATGTCCGGTGAGTTTTTAGCGCGAATGGCTGCCGGGCAAGCGGTCAGCAGTGTTCATATTCGCGTCGGCGATGATAGCAATTTCAAATATGAAATTAATTGA
- the tssG gene encoding type VI secretion system baseplate subunit TssG — protein sequence MATESGGTNHPLSIQLFEEPYRFDFFQAVRLLERIFKNRQPVGRDINPAREVARFRTLVSLNFPPSQIHQMRRGEDHQPPSMLVAFMGLTGPVGLLPNPYTELLIERVRYKDTALWDFFDIFNHRAISLFFRAWEKYRFPIGYERGEADAFTDHLFNLIGLGTPGLRDRFSFPDEGLLLYGGLIAQQPHSSVSMAAILADFFGVEAQIEQFTGQWIKLDDESKSFLGRANSQLGVNTIAGEKIWDTQSKFRVKLGPLKLKDFVEFLPVNSAFKPATEIVRFMCGLEFDFDVQLVLEKAEVPSCIMTTRARRRPMLGWTTWLKTESFDEDDSQVVLSVKN from the coding sequence ATGGCCACCGAGAGCGGGGGAACAAATCATCCTTTAAGCATTCAACTGTTTGAAGAACCTTACCGGTTCGATTTTTTTCAAGCGGTGCGTTTGCTCGAAAGAATATTCAAAAACCGGCAACCGGTCGGGCGTGACATCAACCCTGCGCGGGAAGTGGCACGCTTTCGCACCCTCGTTTCTTTAAATTTTCCGCCCAGTCAAATTCATCAAATGCGGCGGGGCGAAGACCACCAACCGCCTTCGATGCTGGTGGCGTTTATGGGGCTTACGGGTCCAGTCGGGTTATTGCCGAACCCTTACACCGAACTCCTGATTGAGCGCGTGCGCTATAAAGATACGGCGCTCTGGGACTTTTTTGACATCTTTAATCACCGGGCGATTTCACTGTTTTTCCGCGCCTGGGAAAAGTATCGCTTCCCGATTGGCTATGAGCGCGGCGAAGCTGATGCCTTTACCGATCATTTGTTCAACCTCATTGGACTGGGCACGCCGGGGCTTCGCGACCGCTTCAGCTTTCCCGATGAAGGCTTATTGCTCTACGGCGGATTGATTGCCCAACAGCCGCACTCGTCGGTCAGTATGGCAGCTATTCTCGCTGATTTTTTTGGCGTCGAAGCGCAAATTGAACAATTCACCGGGCAATGGATAAAACTCGATGATGAAAGCAAATCGTTTCTCGGTCGAGCCAACAGTCAATTGGGAGTAAACACTATTGCCGGAGAAAAGATTTGGGATACGCAATCAAAATTCCGGGTCAAACTTGGCCCTTTAAAACTGAAAGATTTCGTCGAGTTTTTGCCGGTCAATTCGGCATTTAAGCCCGCCACGGAAATCGTCCGATTTATGTGCGGTTTGGAATTTGATTTCGATGTGCAATTGGTCTTGGAAAAAGCCGAAGTCCCGTCCTGCATTATGACCACGCGGGCGCGGCGGCGTCCGATGCTCGGCTGGACGACGTGGTTAAAAACCGAGTCTTTCGACGAGGATGATTCGCAGGTTGTTCTTTCGGTGAAAAATTAA
- the tssF gene encoding type VI secretion system baseplate subunit TssF, whose protein sequence is MRDELLGYYERELVFLRQMGAEFARKYPKIAGRLQLEADKCEDPHVERMIEAFAFLAARVQLKIADEFPEITESLLNVLYPHYLAPIPSMSIVKFELDPEQGKITTGYPVERETVLYSRPYQGTPCRFRTSYPVVVWPIEVENAALESLDPVDTRGRWSEAVIRISLRCMNGTKLSNLKVGQKGKEEPIDKLRFYINGEPQLVYPLYEMIFNNVVEVELRPLIKRTETTRLSRLPQVKKLPPGVIKTVGFELDEAMLPYTARSFPGYRLLTEYFACPEKFLFFDIQGLNEAAKEGFGDRFEIVIKLRDVQQPRAVVSANTFQLGCTPVINLFQKIAEPINLTQQKNEYRVIADVHRQQATEVYSVDEVFTLNPQHQKIKSFQPFYSYQHARSDEQEKAFWYATRRTSQVADDEGTEVYLTLVDLGFNPHVPPVEVVTLETTCTNRDLPSKLPFGGREGDFEVETPGPLSRGRCLKKPTETLRPPLRRSTHWRLISHLSLNHISLVEGPANGLTTTPLQEVLMLYDFLNTSSTRKQIQGIANLSSRRVVRQIGERIGTGFVRGLETTIEFDEEKFVGAGVFLFASVLDRFLALYASVNSFNQLVARKTDQEGILKRWPPRAGEQIIL, encoded by the coding sequence ATGCGCGACGAACTGCTCGGTTATTACGAACGTGAGTTGGTCTTTTTGCGACAGATGGGGGCGGAATTTGCCCGAAAATACCCGAAAATTGCCGGGCGTTTGCAACTCGAAGCCGACAAATGCGAAGACCCGCACGTTGAGCGCATGATTGAAGCTTTCGCGTTTTTAGCCGCCCGCGTGCAACTGAAAATCGCCGACGAATTTCCCGAAATAACGGAATCCCTGCTGAATGTTTTATACCCGCATTATCTTGCGCCAATTCCATCGATGTCGATTGTCAAATTTGAGCTAGACCCGGAGCAGGGAAAGATCACCACGGGTTATCCGGTCGAGCGCGAAACGGTGTTGTACTCGCGACCTTATCAGGGAACGCCTTGCCGGTTTCGCACGTCGTATCCGGTGGTGGTCTGGCCGATTGAAGTTGAAAACGCCGCGCTGGAATCTTTAGACCCTGTAGATACGCGAGGCAGATGGAGTGAGGCAGTGATTCGCATTTCGCTTCGCTGTATGAACGGCACCAAACTTTCAAATTTGAAAGTCGGGCAAAAGGGCAAAGAGGAACCGATTGATAAACTTCGGTTTTATATCAATGGTGAACCCCAACTGGTTTATCCGCTCTATGAGATGATTTTCAATAATGTGGTTGAAGTCGAACTTCGCCCACTTATCAAAAGAACTGAAACCACCCGGTTGAGCCGTTTGCCGCAAGTCAAAAAACTTCCACCAGGTGTGATTAAAACCGTAGGCTTTGAACTCGACGAAGCGATGTTGCCTTATACGGCGCGGTCATTTCCCGGCTACCGTTTACTGACCGAATATTTCGCCTGTCCTGAGAAATTTTTATTCTTTGATATTCAGGGCTTGAACGAAGCGGCGAAAGAAGGCTTCGGCGACCGGTTTGAAATAGTGATTAAATTGCGCGACGTCCAACAACCTCGCGCTGTCGTCAGCGCCAACACCTTTCAACTCGGGTGCACACCCGTCATCAACCTGTTTCAAAAAATCGCTGAACCGATAAATTTGACTCAACAGAAAAATGAATACCGGGTGATTGCCGATGTCCACCGGCAACAGGCAACCGAGGTCTATTCGGTTGATGAAGTTTTCACTTTGAATCCGCAGCACCAGAAAATCAAAAGTTTTCAACCGTTTTATTCTTATCAACACGCGCGTTCGGATGAACAGGAAAAAGCTTTCTGGTATGCGACCCGCAGAACTTCACAGGTCGCCGATGATGAAGGCACCGAAGTTTACCTGACGCTGGTTGATTTAGGCTTTAATCCACACGTCCCGCCGGTTGAAGTCGTGACCCTTGAAACCACCTGCACGAATCGCGATTTGCCGAGCAAGTTGCCGTTTGGCGGTCGCGAAGGCGATTTTGAAGTCGAAACCCCGGGTCCGCTTTCCAGAGGTCGCTGTTTGAAAAAGCCAACGGAAACCTTGCGCCCGCCGTTGCGTCGCAGTACCCACTGGCGACTCATTTCGCATTTGTCGCTCAATCATATTTCATTGGTCGAAGGACCTGCCAATGGACTCACGACCACACCATTGCAGGAAGTGTTAATGCTTTATGATTTTTTGAACACTTCATCAACGCGAAAACAGATTCAAGGCATCGCCAACCTTTCAAGCCGCCGCGTGGTTCGACAAATCGGCGAGCGCATCGGCACAGGATTTGTGCGCGGACTTGAAACCACCATTGAATTCGATGAAGAAAAATTTGTCGGCGCCGGGGTATTTCTATTCGCTTCGGTGCTCGATAGATTTCTTGCGCTGTATGCTTCGGTCAATTCGTTCAATCAACTGGTCGCCAGGAAAACCGACCAGGAAGGAATATTAAAAAGATGGCCACCGAGAGCGGGGGAACAAATCATCCTTTAA
- a CDS encoding class I SAM-dependent methyltransferase, with translation MNNSHAAQVIEQTKESYDEVWYVGYPFQQTHPDRLASLATLFGMQPAPVTKCRVLEIGCGDGANLLAMAYGLPESEFIGIDLAPKPLEYGNALAAELGLKNLDLRACDIMEIDASWGEFDYIIAHGFYSWVPEFVRKQLMLLCESLLAPQGVAYISYNAYPGNRVHQMMREMMTFHTRGISDPQVMVEQGVGLLQFINSKFTGNEQGEEAIYPLLLKREIDRLMSYRASQIYHDDFAPSNTSFYFYQFMDEANQHGLQYLAEADFFEMQDFIYPQPIREFLSQFDDEQIVIKEQYMDFLKCRQFRQTLLCRKTVELQREIQPQRIRGFYFSSPAKPVSAKLNLNEGEVEEFRGSKKSVLSTDYPLAKAALLYLGSIYPRSVGWDELVLTARRLLNSAGVHQLPDNNFFEEANTLAQIILAACGSGLVEFHIHQPNFVSEVSKYPAASRLARAQANRGSVVSSLTHKNVEQEDPIGQKLVQLLDGTRDLQQLADELVAFVLSESTIKKPDGSTPTEPEIRQIIQGGLATNLQKLARVALLEA, from the coding sequence ATGAATAACTCCCATGCAGCACAGGTCATCGAGCAGACCAAAGAGTCTTATGACGAAGTCTGGTATGTCGGCTATCCGTTTCAGCAAACCCACCCTGACCGACTGGCATCGCTAGCCACACTATTTGGAATGCAACCGGCACCGGTTACGAAATGCCGTGTGCTGGAAATCGGTTGCGGCGACGGCGCGAATTTACTGGCGATGGCTTATGGACTCCCGGAAAGTGAATTCATCGGCATCGACCTTGCGCCCAAACCGCTCGAATACGGCAATGCCTTAGCGGCAGAACTCGGACTCAAAAATTTAGACCTTCGCGCCTGTGACATCATGGAAATTGACGCCAGTTGGGGCGAGTTTGATTACATCATCGCGCATGGATTCTATTCCTGGGTTCCCGAATTTGTTCGCAAACAATTAATGCTGTTGTGTGAATCTTTGCTTGCGCCGCAGGGCGTCGCTTACATCAGCTATAACGCCTATCCGGGAAATCGCGTTCATCAGATGATGCGCGAGATGATGACCTTTCACACGCGAGGCATCAGCGACCCGCAGGTGATGGTCGAACAGGGGGTCGGACTTTTGCAGTTTATTAACAGTAAATTCACCGGCAACGAACAGGGGGAAGAGGCGATATATCCGCTGTTGCTCAAACGCGAAATTGACCGGTTGATGAGTTATCGCGCGAGCCAGATTTATCACGATGATTTCGCCCCATCGAATACCTCTTTCTATTTTTATCAGTTCATGGATGAAGCCAACCAACACGGTTTGCAGTATCTTGCCGAGGCTGATTTCTTCGAGATGCAGGATTTCATTTACCCGCAACCGATTCGCGAATTCCTGAGCCAATTTGATGACGAACAGATCGTCATCAAAGAGCAGTACATGGATTTTTTGAAATGCCGACAATTTCGTCAGACCTTGCTATGCCGAAAAACGGTTGAATTGCAAAGAGAGATTCAGCCTCAACGAATCCGGGGATTTTATTTTTCATCACCGGCAAAACCGGTGTCCGCGAAATTGAATTTAAATGAAGGCGAGGTCGAAGAGTTTCGCGGCTCGAAAAAATCTGTGTTGTCGACGGATTACCCTCTAGCCAAAGCCGCATTGCTTTACCTCGGCAGTATTTATCCGCGTTCAGTGGGGTGGGATGAGTTGGTATTAACTGCCAGACGACTCTTAAATAGCGCCGGTGTCCATCAACTGCCGGATAATAATTTTTTTGAAGAGGCAAACACCCTGGCACAAATCATTCTGGCTGCCTGCGGGTCAGGATTGGTGGAATTTCATATTCATCAACCAAACTTTGTCAGCGAAGTGAGTAAGTATCCGGCTGCCAGCCGGCTGGCAAGAGCGCAAGCCAATCGCGGTTCAGTGGTCAGTTCGCTGACTCATAAAAATGTCGAACAGGAAGACCCCATCGGACAAAAGCTCGTGCAATTGCTTGATGGAACGCGCGACCTGCAACAACTCGCGGATGAGTTGGTGGCGTTTGTCCTCAGCGAATCGACAATTAAAAAGCCGGATGGTTCAACGCCAACCGAACCGGAGATTCGTCAAATCATTCAAGGCGGACTCGCGACCAACCTGCAAAAGCTTGCGCGGGTGGCTTTACTTGAAGCTTGA
- the tssE gene encoding type VI secretion system baseplate subunit TssE — MARFDNEIKITPSVIDRLIDYEPQMSREAPASRSKTLRELKQSIKRDLEWLLNTRQNAEGVPEGLIELKNSLASYGLPEFTSLNPQNPHHQVGLRKKLEEAISIFEPRLINVSVRLEPTVFEGERALRFRIDGHLRVEPTPEPVTFDTVLQLLSGEYLVKED; from the coding sequence ATGGCGAGATTTGATAACGAAATTAAAATCACTCCATCGGTCATCGACCGTTTGATTGATTACGAACCGCAGATGTCGCGCGAGGCTCCGGCTTCGCGCTCTAAAACCCTTCGCGAGTTGAAACAATCCATCAAACGCGACCTTGAGTGGCTATTGAATACGCGCCAGAATGCCGAAGGCGTACCCGAAGGGTTAATCGAATTGAAGAACTCGCTGGCTTCCTACGGGTTGCCGGAATTTACCTCACTCAATCCACAAAATCCGCATCATCAGGTGGGCTTACGCAAAAAGCTCGAAGAAGCCATCAGTATTTTTGAACCGCGACTGATCAATGTGTCCGTCCGGCTCGAACCAACGGTTTTTGAAGGCGAACGCGCCTTGCGCTTTCGCATTGATGGACACCTTCGCGTCGAACCCACACCCGAACCGGTTACCTTTGATACCGTCTTACAATTGTTGAGCGGTGAATATCTGGTCAAAGAAGATTAA
- a CDS encoding type VI secretion system tube protein Hcp, whose amino-acid sequence MAAVDYFLKIDGIEGESHDSKHKGEIDIDSWSWGESQSGSHSGQGGGGAGKVAMQDFHFTMRVNKSTPKLALACANGEHIKKAVLTCRKAGKEQQEFLKITFTDLLVSSYQMGGSAHGDILPTDQISLNYSKIEWEYKEQKPDGTLGGPVKTGYNIKENKAV is encoded by the coding sequence ATGGCAGCAGTTGATTATTTTTTAAAGATAGATGGTATTGAAGGTGAAAGCCACGATTCCAAACACAAAGGCGAGATCGACATTGATTCGTGGTCGTGGGGTGAATCACAATCCGGTTCGCACTCCGGTCAAGGTGGTGGTGGTGCCGGTAAAGTGGCAATGCAGGATTTCCACTTCACTATGCGCGTCAATAAATCGACCCCCAAACTGGCGCTGGCTTGCGCCAATGGCGAACACATCAAGAAAGCGGTGCTCACTTGCCGCAAAGCCGGTAAAGAACAGCAGGAATTTTTGAAGATTACCTTCACGGATTTGCTGGTCTCCTCATATCAAATGGGTGGTTCGGCGCACGGCGATATTTTGCCGACCGATCAGATTTCCCTGAACTATTCCAAGATTGAATGGGAATACAAGGAACAGAAACCGGATGGAACCCTGGGCGGACCAGTCAAGACTGGTTACAACATTAAGGAAAACAAAGCGGTTTAG